The DNA window aattaaattacttgaatatcatatttattttaggtTGAACTTTGCATATATCATTAAACAATTACAATTTTCATGCAAGCCTGACTGAGATACTAGGATTAAGAAACACAATTATAATTCGTGATAGTTAACCGAAGATGGAACGAGAATGATACTTTTGGCTCCGTCCCGACTCACCCATCACACCCTTATTCTgccaaaaacaattaaatatataaaattgtttttaatgaatattttataaatggtaCCTTTAGAGGATTCTAAAAAACCAAACGTGATGAgaataatagtaaaaataattatcgaAGTAAAACAAGACATTGATGGTAAATGTATTCCCACCCTGATCCGCTCAATTATCATCCCTATACAAAATGCTTAATTGTCTCAATTCTACTAATAAGTCATCTTAAAAAAGGATATTCTAGTTTtcttatttaaacaaaatatatataattgtcaaattaaaaaaacaataaaaaactaaatatacaGAAAGtgaatacatatataattaaaaaaaaaaagtaaaatataatcaatcatATCCTTTCTAtgacaataataaaaaagaaaaaaaaaaaaagaaatgcaTCATGTTTACAATAAACAGGAGAGAAGGCTAGTATAAATGCATTGCCATGTCAGCAGCGACAGGTCATCCGACACAGTCAGCTATATATAGCTGCTGACATGgaaatacatttataaatatatttacataaaatcAAAGTCCAAACTCTCTGGTATATTTTCAAACTTCAACATACTGCTAGAGTACTGACTAATCtccttttcatcttcttctatcAATGTTGATGACATTGAATTCATGGGTGCTGACGTCATGATCGAATCAAATGTAGTGAAATCCATTGGCTTGGCTTGTTCGAAACATTGGAGTACTTTCTTGCTGATTATTCAAATTGTTTTGATTTAGAAATTGATTAAACTCGTTATGATTTTGTATTTGGAAATCGACAAATTGGTTTTCTTGAAAGAGCtttaattgtgataatatcgTGATCAATTCCGAGTTGATTGGTAGGAGATTGGAGGATGAATTAAGAGCGGAAACAATTCTTAATAGTTCGGGATTCATTAGTGCTTGAAGGCCAAGTAGGTTCGAAAGATTTTGTTGAGCCGAGATGACAATAGACGACAAGTTGAGTAGATCTAGACGTGGATTATGAGTAACCGGATCAATCCCCATCTTTAGAAGCCTTTTCTTAACGTGTGTGTTCcaataattcttaatttcatTATCTGTTCTGCCCGGCAATTGAGACGCAATAGCCGAccatcttaattaaaaaaaatgtaaaattatttagtaGTGTAACacaattttgatatatatagaGGTGAATGATGAACTTATACTTACTTGTTACCCAAGATACTATGTAGGTGAATTATggtctcttcttcttcaaaagaAAACTTGCCTCTCTTAATATCGGGTCTTAAGTAGTTTGTCCAACGTAGTCTACAACTCTTTCCGCACCTTTGAAGCCCTAATGATAATTGGGAAAGGggtttattaattttgtaagataTTAAAAAGGGCATGCATGCATGCGTGCATGAATGATATACAAACCAGCATGGGTGGGAATGGCTCGCCAGTTGCCAGGGCCGTGGATATGCATATAGTGAGTGAGTAGTTCATCTTCTTCGGGTGTCCATGGCCCTTTCTTTAACCCTAATTCTTTGTCACAGCAAGGTGACCTTCCCATTATCACAGACAGTAATATCTATCTCCTTATAATTAAGAGATCagatatatatagaaaaagaagaagaaaaaataattgtttccAAAGGGACTGGAAAGTCAATTGGATTGGTGCCGcccttttattttttctaaagtCAACCCATATCTCTGTCTTCTATGACATTAATCTTTTGAAATTAGAGGACTCCGATAAAGTCATATGACATTATACACAAAAACAATACTAATTACATATCAAAGCTAGGAACATGCTTTTTAGTATTGTTTTTGTGCTATATatggaaaattttgaaaaacattctttctcgaaacaaatatatttctttgaaaataaatcGAACTTTTTACGATTAAATATGTTTGTGAGTTATATGCTTAATCCGTTGACCTCATTTTTATCCCATATTCCAGGCTTTAGCATAGCAACAACAGGATGTAAATATCCTTAGGCTCCTTAAGAGATTCTGGGTTCGAGCACGTTAAATGATAAATTCTGCGCCTAAATAAATAGTTGAGTGTGTTTGCGAGATTTGTACTTAACcgtcacatttttttttatcaagaagctcgtaaaatatcttaatttgtGTGAGTTGTAATCCTAAAGAGTTTAGATGAACAACaaacacataaaaaaaacatttgattaattcttctaattttttctaatttatttaggAATGAATTCATTGaatgattattattaatttatttatttatttttgaggtTATATATGCTTGTGTGTTTTGTAGTAACAAATTTACTTTTATATCAagcaataataattaataagatttgaactatatacaatttatttgaaaatgaaatactTAACCACTACATTTTTGGGATGGGATACACTCTTCAAATAGGTTGGTAGATAGAGTTGTTAGACCCTAAATAAATAAGAGCCATGGTTTAGTTTTTGCTTTTTCAAAATTcatcattatttaattaattagttttctaACTAAATAATTAAGACCATGATAGTCACTATTTTTTAACCCATGAGTTCAAACTTCAAACTTTGCTTCTTCATAATTTATCAATACAATACAATTGAACAATCACAACCTTTtttacacaaaaaaaatattacaaggATGATGCAACCTAATGAAAGGAACACTTGCCTAGCTCCCAATTTTGCTGtagatttcaaaattttcaaaaaaaatgtcattaaaGAAAAAGCAATTACAAATGAGATTATAGTTTGAATAAATTTACAAACAACAAAATggtttataatttgaataaatttacaACCCACCACTTTTTTTCTTATACCTAACACCATACAGTAGGTATgattgtaattataattatatatttaatcaatctTGTTAAGTTTACGTGTCAAAACAAAAAAggtaatatttgaattaaaaatttacaaattcaaattgacaagaaaccaaataatcaaatattaaaattaggtCTAGAAAAAAGTGTTGCAGTGCTTGCATATATACATGACCTTTTTACACACAAACATTAGGtatattgtaaatattaaaaagtaatagAAGCAGTTATTATTCTCTAATGAATAATATTGACTATAACTAAAAAGTCTTTAACAGTCCCACTCCCACaagcaattaaaaaaaaaaaaaaaggcagTTATTCAAATGTTGTTGGATATATGGGTGTTTACCTCCATCAACTCTCTATCTAACAAGAAACTTTTTATGATTTATTGGGTTATACAGTATATAATTGTTCTAGAAGTATAACCTAGCTAGCTAttgtttcaattttatattcaaatttttgaaattttttaatcgTTATGCTTAAACGACtctcatttatatcatattacatGGTTATAATGGTTTTGacttatatatatcattctTATGTGAATTCTCTAACTCTACTTTGGGGCTTAGACACATAATTTATCTCATTGTGTTAAATTATTTCAAGGTCTTTATCAAAAGAAAGATGCAACCAAATTAAATCATGTAACAGAATACAGCTCCTCAAATTCTCAAATATTTACCTAGCCTTATTGTTATAGTTAAGCTTCATTCCTCCCTCCCTGCAATTCCATTAAGTAACAattcaatattttcaacaagAGAACTAAATTTAATCtgcttataaatatttttgcaaACTGAATCTGAGAACTGTTTAAGGATATGTGCTTCTATTCTTTTGTAAACTAGAGGTGTTGTTTGATTTggggtttatttgaataaactcaaaatattgtttgattgaCTGTTGAAAGGGATATAATGtgtgataaaattttatttttccccccatcaaacaagctctagagATGGGTAGCATGTAAAAGGCTTCTGCTAGAGACTTATTTGGTCTTAACCTATAAGATTAGGGGTTATTCGTTCTCTTTTCCAACTAAAAAAAAAGAacacttgaaaaataatttgggaaaCTTACCTTATGCAGCAGTTAAAGAAAGGCTTCTCAGAGGTCCAACATTGTGTGGTTTTATCTCCCAGGTTGTGGCCTCGTTGGCCTCCTCAAACAGAATTAATGGTAAAGATATCTCACGAATCATCAAATCACCACAAAAGGGACATTCACTAGCTATAGCATCATCTAATTGTGACCTTATCtgtgaataaaatatattccagtaataataattttaattcatcaGGCATGCTAAAAGGTTGATGAAACACTCGTCAAGAAACACAAACCTTGTCCACCGGCGATAAGCTAGTTATAATCAGTTCGTTGTTTCTTCTTAAGCCACCATTTGATTCTTTTGAATCAACTCCTAGTAAGGTAAGTTGTTTCTGAAGGTCCAGAAAATATTCTGCCTGCAAGGTTCAttcaaattgatatatatatatgctaatAGAATTTGTACAAATATGTTGGTTTGCACTTACTTGAGCTCGGTTTGTACGACTTGTCACATGGGTAATCAGGCATTGTGCGTGAAATGCATGTCCGCATGGAAATATATAGAAAGGTGCCATATGACCTACTACAGATGAATAACCACCTCTAGCTAATCGCTGATCCCAGCCCGCACTTATGATTTTCTTCCCACAAACCTGCAATCTCAAAACCATTACTACACCTAACTAAATATTTACTACTATGTGACAGTTTGGACAGGAACATTTTTCTTCAGAAAACTGCATTTAACTATTCAAGTGATAACCAATAGCATAAAATGAGTATCATTACCCCGCATTCCTCTTCGGGATCAATGACAGCATATCTCTGAGCGAGCGCGTTAATGTCATTCCTAATGTTGTCAGCACCATGTGTGGCATCATTCATCTCCTGTTTTAGCTGTTCGATTTGCTTGTTGTAGTCCTCCAATGATGTGCAAATTGCCTCCTGTAAAATAGATCTAACTGGAGTTAGCTAGCAAGCATAACCCAATTTGAAGGGGAATCAAAAGAAGGCCAAATATAAATGGTTATGTAAAGAACTGCCGCCCACGCTAAAGTTTAGATCCTAAAAACAATCTATTTGTTGGGAATTTTAGCCTATTTGATATTTTACCTTAAAGTCATCAATTAATGCAAAATCTGGAAAGAATGGCAGAATATCTTCGATCTTCAATAAGCCATCTGTTTCCTTCAGAAATGCTATTGCTTGTCTGATGTTTTCCCTCTTAGTTCCTTTTTCTTGTTCAACAACGTGTTTGGCCACCATTAACCAGAGATTCTTCCTCAAgtcttcatcatcttcaaccTTGTCAGCTTCAGCCTTTGCAAGCTCTGCATCAATCTAGGGTACCAAAAGGTTTCTTATTGCACACAaaacttttctttttcaaaagaatTGCACACTAAATAAAACTGAGTATAAGCAAATATCAAATAGTTTCATAAGTCAAGCATTTCAGTACACAACTACTCTACAATTTTATGAACAAACGGAACAGATGCTTTGAAAATTATCAATATGCAGAATTAGGAAACAATCACTATGAAGTCACCTGTAGAGCTAGAGCAACAGCCTCTTCATGCATGGACATCATGCTGTATATGTGAACACAGGCTCTCATCCTCTTCTCTTTAAGACATAGACGCAGAGCATACTTGGGTTCATAGAAGAAGTCAGGCCCATCTGTTCGCCCTTTACCAAACTTGTATTGCAGGAAACGCAGGAGGGCACCATCATTCTCCTAATCACGACGTTTAAGAACTTATCTCAGGTCCATACAACACTATCATTCAGTAATCATGAAGATTAAGATCTCCTAACCACGTATGTATTGGTTCTAGACTggattaatgttaaatatttcTGGGCCCGATATCAACAGCGATATTAAAGCAGTTTGAGGTGAACATTTACAAATGGTGTGTTTTGTTTTCAAAGTAACTACTGGGCTACGGTGATTTTTAATCGAAAAAGCAATATGACTTGTTTTTAAGCCACTGTCAGTGTAACCACAGAAAACAGACACCGGAAGAGTTAAATAATGAACACTTGATTGAGTAATATATATGCCTAATAGAGAGGGCTTCAGACTAATGAAGTTCTTGAATACCTGCTTGGCATACAAAGAAAGCAGCAAGTTGTGGATGCCAGGATCCTCATTCTGCAAGCGATGAACACAAAACTCCAAGTACTTGATTACTTCATGTGTTTCATTCCTGATTGAGGCATGTAGAGAAATAAAGCAAAATATTGTAACtgattatataattaatctCCATCAAGCAACTAACATCACGAAGAAATGGAATGGTCTCAGTCAAGGTTTCtgattgattatttaataacctaCTGACAATAAAACAAGTCCTATTTACCATTCTATTACTGACCACATATCCCTTATATTCTCATGATAATCACTTTTGACATTTAAATTCCAAATATCCACCTCATTAGCCCTTAAGGTATAATACAAAACTGTGGGATTGTGCTAGCTTCccaaaaaacattattttcgACATGGAATATATAAGCAAAATCAGTCTGCAGATGcagattaatataaattaattatttccatGTTTCCAGCAATTAAGCTTATAATAGAGAATTCAAGTGTTCCTTTCAGTATCCAATCTACTAATCCATTAATTTATCTAATGATAAACCTTGTGCATTTCCATATGATACTGATATTTAAATACCAGTAGCATATTTGTCtgtttttacttatatatatataaggtagtCTTCCATATTAATCAAGAATATAGGTCTTCATATGAAAAAACTTTGGCAAGACAGATTCAAGAAAACTCAAGCTTCCATGTTCCAACTGTAACAGGGCATTTATTCTCAGAAGAGGCAAAAACACTTTACTTTGCATGAGGTTCACTTGAATAACGCATCATTGCAGGTATTAGCTTCCTTGGATTCAAGTCTTTTGTTGTCATCCATGACTCCACAGTTTCATAGGCATCAAGCATAATGAGGTCAGGGGCAAATTTGTACTGCAAAGTGACCACCGTGTGCAATGAGTTCACAAGAGATAATAGAAGCAGAAGCCCTTTTCAATGCTCCATATATAAATATCAATCAGGAGATGAGACAAAAGAGTAGTGAAAATGGATGAGATAAAGAGTGTGGAAGGGTTTGCTTATTCAGTCAATATGTAACTAAGAATCAACAGAGGTTGTTGACTGAAGAATAAGTACAAATAGGACAGCtgcttaataaattatttttctacaaAAGATAATGTGCTGAAGAAACTATCTAGCATAGTCCCTAAACCAAAGAACATTACCTGGAGATCTATTTGCACAGAAGGTTTTCGAAGCACTTCCAATGCCTTCCTTGCCTCTCCTTGCTACATTCAGAACAAATGAAGGAATTCAATcttgagaaaagaaaatgattgaCATTCtatacatttgatttgatgaaAATGTAAAAGAACATCACTTTGTTTTAATGACTTGTCACAAAATGCGACTTCAATACAAAAGACAATCACTTAGATcttcatttttctctttcttattgGAGAACAGGGGAAATGCAATTTTCTTCACAGGCTAATTGAATAAAGCATAAGCAAAAAATGATTCCTTAAAAGATgaattttcatttctttatttatgTAAGGTAAACATGTATAAATGATCAAGAATCTCTAAGGAAGCGACTCACAGATACATGTAAAAAAAAAGGGGAAtgtgaagagaagaaaaaactCAATGAAATATTAAATCTGGTCTCTTTACAAAATGTCTCCATCTATCGAATATGTTTCATTACCCGGATCCACACAGAGATAGATGATGCACAATTCACAAAAAGAAAAGTCTAATATTCATGTCGAGCCAAATTTCCCAAATAATGCatacaaacaaattatttatttttcctcaAACACTTCCATTCACCCATTGTCACCCACCTCAGATGGAAAATCGAATCATGTTTAGTCGCCATCCTCTAAATATCCAAATCAACTGGACATAATATTGACTTTCCCAATTGGATTATGATACGAAATAGAAAGTAGGGTTTCGAAGGGCCAATCACACGATGACAATTGTTAGTTATTTACAAgtattagataatatttttagtgGTTAGGATAATTACAAGTATTAGATAATTATCATTGGTGGTTAGGATAATGAGAAGTATTACCAACTTCTCCATTAAAGTCCTACAACCCGAATTAGGGTTTGTATAGGTTCACACAAACAACATCAACGGGACTCTCTGGTTTGCTGTGATTATTCCAAATTTTCTGCTAGAAATTACTATTCATGTATTGTTCCTCCTAAAAGATATCTACTTGCTAATTCATTTCCCTACATAGCCCCTGGTAACTTGAACCAAAACTGAAGAGTTAAACCCAAATCTAGACCCTGAAAAGGGAAAtgaattcttcttcttcttaggaATATGCAACAAAATTTAGCTCAGTTCATAGACATTTTAGTACCAACTTATGTTATGTGAGAAAAACTACTAAACTCTAGATCCTCAATATGCAACAGTGTTGTACAGATATTTACTTATGAGATGTATAttcataaatacaaataaagagTAAAGGACCGAATACAATCATGAACAACAGTCTCATAATTTTCTTAAGACCAGGAGAATATACGCATGTATAAAGAATGGACCTGGATATAATTATGAACAACTATCTCATACTGTTCCGTCAAACTGGCAAAAAATACCAGCTCATCCATTCTCCCATAACTGCAAAAAGGCAGAATAAAATCCAGATAAGGGCGGATAAAGAAAACAACAGACTgatctgaaaaaataaaatctccCAGCAAGCTACCAAATTATTTAATGGAGGAATATATCGTGCAAAATCATAAGAGGAAGTCAAAGATGGAGAGTGTGCTCTATAAAATTGAATTCTCTGTTGAATATGATAGGAAAGCGGGAAGAAAAGAGGTGGTAATAAGAGACGCAATGTTGGTTATGTTGACTCAATGATAATTCGGAGTATAAGGAATAGTTTCTTTTGGGGATTAATCAACCACTGTTTTGTGGTGTTAGCAACTTATATTTTTTGGGGAATCCATGATTCACATGTTGCATTTCCGTGAGTTTATGCGTGGTGATGCTGAATTTATTACTTTATGTTGTAATGATCCTGGAACAATTTATACAAGCTTTAACTTTCAAGAAAAACAATCTTCCAGTGAACATTGTAGACATTAGAAACAAAGCATCTGGAAAAGCACCAAACAAGAATAATTGTTTAGTCTCATTAGTTCTAGGATAATTGTGTTATACTTTTCCAATTTAGCACATTTCCCATATACTAAGCTTGAAGCCTCTAACCAAATCCATGTGTTCTGCGGGCTAGAAAAATAAGTACAGATGTTGGGCTTGGTACAGATCTCATCCTGAATAAGTTAACTGGATATCTCCACAAGAAAAGAGTTCCAAACTGTTATTAATATTAGCTAGAGGTTCGTGAAGAAATTACACCCCAATAGAATTTCCAGCTTAAACTCCATTTCATCTTTTTAGCGTCCTTAATAAGAATGAATGCAGTTCAGAACTGGGGGAAAACACATTCAATACTACTTGAACAATAcatcaattacaaataattaaaactagTTCTAATCATTAGAAAGACAAAATTCTACCTTTCTAAGAGCTTCATTGTTGTTGCCTCATCCAATACATCTTTGGAGTCACTGAGAAAAGCACGAAACTCACGTATGATCAAATGCAACTCTGAGTTACGATCTTCAGCAGCAGTTTCATCTTCCAGGAGTAGTCTATTGATCTgggaaaaaacacaaaataaaataatatcattgaACTGACAATGTATGATCTGATCTCCAGATAAGTTTTAGGAACCTGTGAGGAAACAAATACAGTCATGTATAATAGAAGCATATATTTCTGGAATGATGCAAAATTCTAGACAATTGAGCTTCTTTGGTATCAAGTTTTTGGCAAAgtgaccaaaaataaataaataaattgcatTTGGAAAAAAATGGTTAGCCAAAAAAATTGTTGTAGTACAATCAAtgattttgacaacttttcacatattttacacTTAAAATGTCCAAACATAGTTTTCATACCAAATGCAAATAAAATCACTTTTTGTAGCATGTATAACTAGAGAGAGGAGATGAGACTAAAGATGGAACTAGGAGAGAGAATCAGACTTTACTACTTTCCATTCATATCCCAATGTACATTCTCCTCTATTTATACAGCTATACTAACAGCTTACCTTCCTAACAGACTAACAATTATCTACTAACAATTATCAACAGATCATTACCATATTAACTAGCAATACTAACAGCTCTCTAACAATCATTTGCATGACACTTTCACTTTTTACTTTGGCAAGTTTCAAATGTAATTATTATTGTGATGGTGATCGTAACAAAATACCACTTTCCAAAAAGGCCCAAAGTATTGATCAAATGCAACTCTGAGTTAGATCTTCAGCCACTTTCAAATACTATATCGAATAACTAGTTTCTCCACTTGACAACTCTGATGTTGTCATAAAACTCAAACTCATTTCATGTTTCATCTCCCCCACTAAGCCATTTCGGATTTGACAAGTATATGTAAAATGATCTCATCCAAAAATAATGAGTGGACATGCAAGACAAATCTAGCTAAAAGGAAACAAACATACAAGTAAATGGCATAAACAAAGCTATGAGAAGTTAGAAGCAGAACCTTATCCAGATACAGCTCCGTTGCCCATGTGGAAATCATAGTTATTTGGCATTTGTCGTCCTTTGTAAGATTATCAAGCTTCCTCAACAAGAACGTTTTTAAAGCATCCTACAAGAAACCGAAGAGCAGCATACAACTTCACTACACAGTTTCAggagtaaattataaaaaaatgttgaggCTTAACGATCAGGAATTTATTGCTTTGAATGATCACAGTTTCTAGGGTTTTATGACTGGTACCGACCATTAAAGTTTTCCTATACTTGCTGTACCAATAAtccctaattttaaaataatattaataacaatcCCTTATGTCCCCCCTTGCCATGTTGATAGTTATAGTTAGCACATATATCACAGAAACACACATCAACacttgtaaaatttaatttcaaatgcATAAACatcaaaagtaaaaataataataataataacaaataaagcACTGGTTTTTCGTCTCAAATaatatgaaagaattgttgTCAAGGAGAAATGAAGCAATATAAATAAACTAGAGAAGCTCAATAATGGTATGACATGAGgctgaaaaaaattgaaatgctAACACATTTTCTAATGAATCAAACCACATTGCTACTTAGAGCAATGATAAATTAACTTCAAGTGGAAAAGGGAATGTTGGCTACAAAAGATTGTCAGGAACTCAATATCATATACCAATTAAATAGACATTATTggttattgtttaaaaaaagatgaatttgACATTATTGGtgagataaaaaaacaaaaaacaaaatattgcaAATTGATGGAGGTTAGCtacaatttgtttttgttaatggatgaagatgtttagaATTTTCCAATAATCATTTAATGACAGATATAGACGGATTATCCAACATATCTAGATAAACAATAATGCAGTAAATGATAAATTAGTTTTCATTAGCCAAGTAGCTACTACAAAGAATTCCATATTAAAAGTACAGATTCCTGCCACTGCAAAATAGATGCTTTTATAACTGGAGATATCTATAAATGTCATCGTACTGAACCAAAGATAGCAAGTATTACTCTTTGATTATTAACACAAGGCCAAACCCGGAGTCAGCATTTAGATGATGAAGAGACAATAACAAAAGGATACCTGTTCATTCACACTAATGAACTTCAAGGTGATTTCTTCAAATGACAATACGTAgttaatctgaaaaaaaaaggGATCTATGATTAGAGAAGTGCTTTTACTAGTATTactatattaagtttaagattgaAACAATTACCTCTGGGCACAAGGAgaaaaagattgaaacaaatatTCAGGTTATATATATGTGTAGTACTAAGGATATCACCAAGAAATATGAAAGAAGAGAAAGGAGGACAGATAATCAAGGAACGTATAGAAAGTCTGAGAGGGAATTTGATTGTCCTAAAAAGCCTAACATCTTGTAGGCATTGAATCATACTACAAGATAGAGTGATAGTGTTCAGACAGACTTGTCACACATTTTTTGGTGACCTTTATTCCCAGAACAATGGAAAATAATATGTGGCAACATGCCAATGCAATAACAAGAAGAAAGATCTTGAACATAAGTTAATAACTATTATATCTCTTAGTGTTAATATTTTCCCATAAAACGATTTGTTGCTTGTAATTAAAGAGACCTAGCTGTAGACTTAGCCAAGGTATTCCTCACATTCTACTCTTATGCGAAGCACATTGTTTATGCATACAAACAAAGCCTCAAGGCACTATACATGTAACTATACAACCATTTTTTCTCTCCTAAACCAGCCCAACAAACCAAAATTTAAGCACACAACTGCAACAGCAGCATAAAAATAACAGCAATTGATAACTCACCTTCGCATAGAAAGATGCTGCTCTTAAAAAATCTTTGGCTAAAAATGCAGCTTCAGCCTGCATCAAACATTTATAAATGGTAAGggtggaagaaaaaaaatatatatattgcttTTCTCAGAAAAAAAGAGAGTATATATTGCCATAAACCAGTCTCAAAGTATCAAAAGTGAACAGAACTTTACATTAAAAACTAACATTTAAGTTGAAATAACAATTACTCATCACCTGGGCAAGATAAACTTGGTCTCTCTGTAATGGATCACGACAATTTGCCAAAGCTGATGCATAGTCCTTCAAATCAAGGTACACTTTCCACATATGTCGACCTTCATCATTTACAGACACCTGATTACAGCCCAAGTTAAACACGATTAGGGGAAAAGGACAGCCAAAACATGGTGTAAAGGAGACATGAGTGCAATGAGAATTTGAAACACAATGTTTCAAGGCTGAAAAATGACAATAAAGTAAAACATAAACCTGGAAAATGGAGTTCTGGTCATAAGCATAGAACAATCCAGCAGAAGCATCGCTGCATAGACCAATGATACCCTTTGAAAGTGATTCtgatgtttgatcaaactgaagcTCCTCTATAATATGTTCACTTATTCTATTTACAACCTGTTAAATCAACAACAATAAAGTAGGCTGACTTCTAACTGTAAGAAAGTAACAAAGTCCTTCCTTTACTTCTAACCAAAGATGAGCTCATATTCACCGAATCAAGAAACAAGAGATAAATATAACACAATATAGCAAAGGTAGATATAGAAACACACCTTAACCTTGCACcccaagagaagaagaaaatgaaactCCGATAATGCCAGAGAATTAGGTCTAACAGTGTCTGTACCCTCAGATAATTTTGAGTAGCCCAAGAGAGCCTTGCTCTCAACAAAGTTCTCATCACCATTTGGGGAGCTATAATAGGATCCAGAAAATATATCATAAGGCAAAGGAATTTCTTAATATAACTGATTTAAGTCCTTGACTGAGTAAAAAAACACGAGATGAAATTTAGCTAGTTGTGCAATGATAGATCTGACATACTAGGAATTATATGTATCTAAAGAAAGCATTATATGATCATCTCACCTATGTGAAGCACCAAAATT is part of the Impatiens glandulifera chromosome 1, dImpGla2.1, whole genome shotgun sequence genome and encodes:
- the LOC124941775 gene encoding transcription factor MYB74-like yields the protein MGRSPCCDKELGLKKGPWTPEEDELLTHYMHIHGPGNWRAIPTHAGLQRCGKSCRLRWTNYLRPDIKRGKFSFEEEETIIHLHSILGNKWSAIASQLPGRTDNEIKNYWNTHVKKRLLKMGIDPVTHNPRLDLLNLSSIVISAQQNLSNLLGLQALMNPELLRIVSALNSSSNLLPINSELITILSQLKLFQENQFVDFQIQNHNEFNQFLNQNNLNNQQESTPMFRTSQANGFHYI
- the LOC124921144 gene encoding vacuolar sorting protein 18-like; this translates as MEAGKPVFSVDLLERYAAKGRGVITCMAAGNDVIVLGTSKGWVIKYDFGVGGSSDIDLSVGRGGEQSIHRVFVDPGGSHCIATVVGNGGPETFYTHAKWTKPRALSKLKGLTVNAVAWNKQQITEASTREVILGTDNGQLHEICVDEKDKKEKYMKFLFELNELPESFMDLQMETASVSNGTRYYVMAVTTTRLYSFTGIGSLETVFMTYADRHVRFMELPGEIPNSELHFFIRQRRAVHFAWLSGAGIYHGGLNFGASHSSPNGDENFVESKALLGYSKLSEGTDTVRPNSLALSEFHFLLLLGCKVKVVNRISEHIIEELQFDQTSESLSKGIIGLCSDASAGLFYAYDQNSIFQVSVNDEGRHMWKVYLDLKDYASALANCRDPLQRDQVYLAQAEAAFLAKDFLRAASFYAKINYVLSFEEITLKFISVNEQDALKTFLLRKLDNLTKDDKCQITMISTWATELYLDKINRLLLEDETAAEDRNSELHLIIREFRAFLSDSKDVLDEATTMKLLESYGRMDELVFFASLTEQYEIVVHNYIQQGEARKALEVLRKPSVQIDLQYKFAPDLIMLDAYETVESWMTTKDLNPRKLIPAMMRYSSEPHAKNETHEVIKYLEFCVHRLQNEDPGIHNLLLSLYAKQENDGALLRFLQYKFGKGRTDGPDFFYEPKYALRLCLKEKRMRACVHIYSMMSMHEEAVALALQIDAELAKAEADKVEDDEDLRKNLWLMVAKHVVEQEKGTKRENIRQAIAFLKETDGLLKIEDILPFFPDFALIDDFKEAICTSLEDYNKQIEQLKQEMNDATHGADNIRNDINALAQRYAVIDPEEECGVCGKKIISAGWDQRLARGGYSSVVGHMAPFYIFPCGHAFHAQCLITHVTSRTNRAQAEYFLDLQKQLTLLGVDSKESNGGLRRNNELIITSLSPVDKIRSQLDDAIASECPFCGDLMIREISLPLILFEEANEATTWEIKPHNVGPLRSLSLTAA